The following are encoded in a window of Cloacibacillus sp. genomic DNA:
- the gadC gene encoding putative glutamine/gamma-aminobutyrate antiporter GadC encodes MSTENKPSSGSKSGTIGVFTLAMMNVAAIVSLRGLPAEAEYGLSSVFYYIFAAVFFLIPVALAAAEMATAWPQKGGVFRWVGEAFGGRFGFVAIFLQWMQNTIWFPTVLTFAAVSVAYIGMDPSSDSALAANKMYTLAIVLVFYWGSTLMNFRGMSLSGAISKWGTLIGTVIPAAILIILGILYYVTGHTIYMPLHASDLIPDLGNFSNLSLAVSIFLFYAGMEVSAVHVNEVDNPEKNYPLAILISAGITVAIFVFGTLAIGFVIPQKDINLTQSLLVAYRNLFQAFGLEWLSPVVSICLALGVFAGVNTWIAGPSKGILAVGKAGYLPPILQRTNKHGVQVNILYFQSAIVTILSVIFVLLPSVQAAYQILSALTVTMYLIMYMLMFAAFIKLRIKEPNTPRPFKVPGGEIGMWLVGGVGLVSAFAAFLVGFIPPGQIPVGSPTEWIGLLVVGNILAVGVPLLIYHSRKESWKTAEGSDSFEPFSWQKETDAPAKTANK; translated from the coding sequence ATGAGTACTGAAAACAAACCGTCATCCGGCTCAAAGAGCGGAACGATCGGTGTCTTTACGCTGGCGATGATGAACGTGGCCGCGATAGTCAGTCTGCGCGGCCTACCGGCAGAGGCGGAATACGGCCTTTCGTCTGTATTCTACTATATATTCGCGGCGGTATTTTTCCTGATCCCCGTGGCGCTCGCCGCGGCGGAGATGGCGACCGCGTGGCCGCAGAAGGGCGGCGTATTCAGGTGGGTCGGAGAGGCATTTGGCGGCAGGTTCGGCTTTGTTGCTATTTTCCTCCAGTGGATGCAGAATACAATATGGTTCCCGACCGTCCTCACATTCGCCGCGGTCTCCGTGGCATACATCGGAATGGACCCCAGCAGCGACTCAGCCCTCGCGGCAAATAAGATGTACACCCTGGCGATCGTCCTCGTATTCTACTGGGGCTCGACGCTGATGAATTTCAGGGGGATGTCCCTCTCGGGAGCGATAAGCAAATGGGGAACCCTCATCGGCACCGTCATTCCGGCGGCGATACTCATCATCCTCGGCATACTCTACTACGTTACGGGACATACGATCTACATGCCGCTGCATGCCAGCGACCTGATCCCAGATTTGGGAAATTTCAGCAACCTCTCCCTCGCGGTGAGCATATTCCTCTTTTACGCGGGGATGGAGGTCTCGGCGGTCCATGTCAACGAAGTCGACAACCCCGAGAAGAACTACCCGCTCGCGATACTCATCTCCGCGGGCATCACGGTAGCCATATTCGTCTTTGGAACGCTGGCGATCGGCTTCGTAATCCCGCAGAAGGATATCAACCTTACACAGAGCCTGCTTGTCGCCTACCGTAACCTCTTCCAGGCCTTCGGTCTCGAGTGGCTTTCACCGGTCGTCTCGATCTGCCTCGCCCTCGGAGTCTTCGCGGGAGTCAACACCTGGATCGCGGGGCCAAGCAAAGGTATCCTCGCCGTCGGTAAAGCGGGATATCTGCCGCCCATCCTCCAGAGGACCAACAAGCACGGAGTACAGGTGAATATTCTCTATTTCCAGTCGGCGATCGTCACCATACTATCCGTCATATTCGTGCTGCTCCCCTCGGTACAGGCGGCCTATCAGATACTCTCGGCCCTTACCGTCACGATGTACCTTATCATGTACATGCTGATGTTCGCGGCCTTCATTAAGCTGCGCATAAAAGAGCCGAACACCCCCCGCCCCTTCAAGGTGCCCGGCGGTGAGATCGGCATGTGGCTCGTCGGCGGCGTAGGGCTTGTCAGCGCCTTCGCGGCCTTCCTCGTCGGCTTCATACCGCCCGGACAGATTCCGGTCGGCAGCCCGACGGAATGGATCGGTCTGCTCGTCGTCGGCAACATTCTCGCGGTCGGCGTGCCCCTTCTAATCTACCACTCACGCAAAGAGAGCTGGAAGACGGCCGAAGGCTCGGACTCTTTCGAGCCGTTCAGCTGGCAGAAAGAAACCGATGCTCCCGCTAAGACGGCAAATAAATAA